From the Streptomyces sp. Sge12 genome, the window GCGACCTTGCGGCGCACGTCGCCCCAGGTCAGCGTCGTCCAGTCGGCGGCCTCGGGGCCGGCTCGCCAGGAGAGGGCGGGCAGGTCTCCGTATGCGGCGGCGTTGCGGGCCAGCAGGGCCGGCAGGGTGATCTCTTCGGGTCGTCCGGGCAGTCGCAGGTTCGTGGTCATGGGCAGCTCCTGGCCGTTTCACATCGTTGGTGCGACAGCAATACTGTTGAACCCAAGCTGTGGAGCAGAGAGCGAGGCGCAGACGATGGCCGACCAGGCACCCGAGCCGATGCTCACCGTCGACGAGCTGGCGGCCAGGGCGGGCGTCACCGTGCGCACCGTTCGTTTCTACAGCACCCGCGGGCTTTTGCCCCCTCCCGTGATCGGCCCTCGTCGGGTGGGGCACTACGGGCCGGAGCACCTGTCCCGGCTGGCGCTGATCGAGGAGCTCCAGCACCAGGGCATGACCCTGTCCGCCATCGAGCGCTACCTGGACGCGCTGCCCGACGATCTGAGCGCCCACGACCTGGCCATCCACCGGGCGATGGTGGCCAGTTGGGCTCCCGACGCGGCCCAGGAGGTGACGCGGGAGGAGCTGGAGAAGCGGGCGGGACGGAGCCTGTCGGACACCGATGTCCGGCGGCTGACGGCAATGAACGTGCTCGCCGTCTCGGGGGACGGGTTCCGGGTGGACGTGGGGCTGCTGCGGCTGGGCGTCGCGCTGCTCGACGTGCCGATCGCCCACGAGACGATCCTGGCGGCACGCAGGGTGCTGATGGAGCACACCCGCTCGGCGGCCCACGAGCTGACGGCGTTGTTCCGGGACGAGGTGTGGGGGCCCTTCACGCAGGGCGAGAGCGATCCGGAGCGGGTGGAGTCGATGAAGGCGCTGTCGGCGCACATGCAGCCGATGGTGGTGCAGGCGCTGGTGACGGCCTTCCAGCGGTCGCTGAAGGAGGAGCTGAAGGCGGCGTTCGCGCCGGAGGCGTGACGGCCCCGCGGCCCCACCGGTTCACCCCGGAGGCGTGACGCCCCGCGGCCCCACCGGGTCGCCCAACAGGGCGCCCCACCGGGTAGGTTCGCCGTCATGGCGATCATCCACAAGACCACGATGAGCCCCGGCAAGCTGGAGCTGCTTGCCGCGTGGCTGCCGGCGCAGCCCTGGTACCTGCCCACCGGACGGCCGCCGGCCCTGGCCCGCGCGGGCGGTTTCCGGCTCGACGACCCCGAGGGCGAGGTGGGCATCGAGTTCATGGTGGTCACCGATACCTCCGGCGAGGAGCCGACGGCGTACCACGTACCGCTCACCTACCGCGGCGCGCCGCTGGCGGGCGCCGAGGCGGCCCTGGTGGGCACCACCGAGCACGGCGTCCTCGGACGCCGCTGGGTGTACGACGGGCCGCACGACCCGGTGCTGGCGGCGCAGCTGCTCGCGCTGTTCCATGGCCGCGCCGTGCCGCAGGCGCAGAGCCTGAGCGACACCCCGGATCCCACCGTCACCGCTCGGTACGACGGACCGGATCCGGCCGTCGCCGACGCCGACGCCGACGCCCGCGCCGGCGCCGACGCCGACGCGCTCACCGTGACACGCGTGCTCGGGAACGCGGCCCCGGCGACCGGCTCCCTCGGCGAGGTCACCGCGGGCTGGACCGGCCCGGACGGAACCGCGCACCGGGGCGTCTTCGCGTCCCTCGCCGCGCGCTGACCCCGCCGGACCGCGGGTCCCGGGGCGGCAGCCGCCCCCGGGACCCGCGGTACGCCGCCGTGCGCTCAGTCGGCGTACGTCTCGCCGCGCTCCGCCTTCGCGACGAGCGAGGCCGGCGGGGTGAAGCGCTCGCCGTACTTCTCGGCGAGTTCGCGGGCGCGGGCGACGAAGCCGGCGAGGCCGCCCTCGTAGCCGTTGATGTACTGGATCACGCCGCCGGTCCAGGCCGGGAAGCCGATGCCCATGATGGAGCCGATGTTGGCGTCGGCGATCGAGGTGAGGACGCCCTCGTCGAGGCAGCGGACGGTGTCCAGGGCCTCGGAGAAGAGCATCCGCTCCTTCATGTCCTCGAACGGGATCTCGTACCCCGGCTTGGCGAAGTGCTCGCGCAGGCCCGGCCAGATGCCGGCGCGCTTGCCGGCTTCGTCGTACGCGTAGAAGCCGGCTCCGCCGCTGCGCCCGGGGCGCCCGAACTCGTCCACCATGCGGTCGATGACCGCGTCGGCGGGGTGCTCGGTCCACGCCCTGCCCTCGGCCTCGAAGGCCTTGCGGGTCTCGTTGCGGATCTTGCGGGGCAGGGTCAGGGTCAGCTCGTCCATCAGGGAGAGCACCTTGGCCGGGTATCCGGCCTGCGCCGCGGCCTGCTCGATCGACGCGGGTTCGACGCCCTCGCCGACCATCGCCACGCCCTCGTTGATGAACTGGCCGATGACGCGCGAGGTGAAGAAGCCGCGCGAGTCGTTGACCACGATCGGCGTCTTGTTGATCCGGCGGACCAGGTCGAAGGCACGGGCGATGGCCTCGTCCCCCGTCTGCTCCCCCTTGATGATCTCCACCAGCGGCATCTTGTCCACGGGCGAGAAGAAGTGCAGCCCGATGAAGTCGGCCGGCCGCGAGACGCCTTCCGCGAGGCCCGTGATGGGCAGCGTGGAGGTGTTGGAGCAGAGCAGCGCGTCGGGCTCGATGACGTCCTGGATCTCCTGGAACACCTTGTGCTTGAGGGCGGTGTCCTCGAAGACGGCCTCGATGACGGCGTCGCAGCCCGCGAGGTCGGCGGCCTCGGCGGTCGGGGTGATCCGGGCGAGCAGTTCGGCGCGCTTGGCCTCGGTGGTCCGGCCGCGGGAGAGCGCCTTGTCGAGCAGCTTCTCCGAGTACGCCTTGCCCTTCGCGGCGGCCTCGGGCGTGACGTCCTTCAGCACCACCTCGATGCCCGCGCGGGCGCAGGAGTACGCGATGCCGGCGCCCATCATCCCGGCGCCGAGGACGGCGACCTTGCGGACCGTGCGGGGTGCGATGCCCTGCGGGCGGCTGCGGCCCGCGTTGACGGCCTGGAGGTCGAAGAAGAACGCCTGGATCATGTTCTTGGCGGTCTGTCCGGTGACCAGCTCGGTGAAGTAGCGGGCCTCGATGGTCAGCGCGGTCTCGAAGTCCACCTGGGAGCCCTCGACGGCGCAGGCCAGGATGTTGCGCGGCGCCGGGTACGGGGCCCCGTTCAGCTGCTTCTTCAGGTTGGCCGGGAAGGCCGGGAGGTTCGCGGCGAACTTCGGGTTCGACGGCGTGCCGCCCGGGATGCGGTAGCCGGGGACGTCCCAGGGCTGCTTCGACTCCGGGTTGGCGTCGATGAAGGCGCGGGCCTTGGCCAGCATCTCCTCGGGCGTGGCGGCCAGTTCGTGGACGAGGCCGTTGTCCAGGGCGCGCTGCGGGGTGTACTGGGTGCCCTGGAGCAGCACCTTGAGCAGCGCGTCGGCGATGCCCATCAGGCGCACGGTACGGGTGACACCGCCACCGGCGGGGAGGAGGCCCAGGGTGACCTCGGGCAGGCCGATCTTGGAGCCGGGCGCGTCGAGGGCGACGCGGTGGTGGGAGGCGAGGCAGATCTCGTAACCCCCGCCGAGGGCGGCGCCGTTGATCGCGGCGACGACGGGCTTGCCGAGGGTCTCGATCCGGCGCAGCGAGCGCTTGATCTCGGTGCCGGTGTCGAAGGCGATCTGCGCGTCCGCCGGGCGGAGCCGGATCATGTCCTTGAGGTCGCCGCCCGCGAAGAAGGTCTTCTTGGCGGAGGTGAAGATGATGCCGCGGATGGAGTCCTTCTCGGCCTCGGCGCGGTCGGCGACGGCCGCGATGGAGTCCTTGAAGGCCTGGTTCATCGTGTTGGCGGACTGGTTGGGGTCGTCGAGGATCAGGGTGACGACGCCGGTCTCGTCCTGTTCCCAGCGGATCGTGGTGGACTCGCTCATGGTCACTGCTTTCGTTTCGGAAGGTCCGGTGGGCAGGGGGAACAGGGCGGATCAGAGGCGTTCGACGATGGTGGCGACGCCCATGCCGCCGCCGACGCAGAGGGTGACGAGCCCGTAGCGCTTGTCCTGGCGTTCCAGCTCGTCGACGATCGTGCCGAGGATCATCGCGCCGGTGGCGCCGAGCGGGTGGCCGAGCGCGATGGCGCCGCCGTTGACGTTGACCTTGTCGAGGGACAGGCCCATGTCCTTGACGAAGCGCAGGACGACGCCCGCGAAGGCCTCGTTGATCTCGACCAGGTCGATGTCGTCGATGGTCAGCCCGGCCTTGGCGAGGGCCTTGCGGGTGGCCGGGGCGGGGCCGGTGAGCATGATGGTGGGCTCGGAGCCGGAGACGGCCGCCGAGACGATCCGGGCGCGCGGGGTCAGCCCGCCGCGCTCGCCCGCCTCGCGGGAGCCGATGGCGACGAGCGAGGCGCCGTCGACGATGCCCGAGGAGTTGCCCGCGTGGTGGACGTGGTCGATCTTCTCGACCCAGTGGTACTTCTGCAGCGCCACCGCGTCGAACCCGCCGAGCTCGCCGATGTCGGCGAAGGAGGGCTTCAGCTTGGCGAGGGTGTCGGCGGTCGTGCCGGGGCGGACGAACTCGTCGTGGTCCAGGACGATCAGGCCGTTGCGGTCGGTGACCGGGACCACGGACTTCGCGAAACGGCCGTCCTTGATGGCCGCGGCGGCGCGCTCCTGCGACAGGGCGGCGTACTCGTCCACGTCGCGCCGGGAGAAGCCCTCGATGGTGGCGATCAGGTCGGCGCCGATGCCCTGCGGGACGAAGCCGGTGTCCCAGTTGGTCATCGGGTCGGCGAACCAGGCGCCGCCGTCGGAGGCCATCGGGACCCGGGACATGGACTCCACGCCACCCGCGAGGACGAGGTCCTCCCAGCCGGAACGGACCTTCGCGGCCGCCATGTTGACGGCCTCCAGGCCCGAGGCGCAGAAGCGGTTCTCCTGTACGCCGGCCACGGTGTCCGGGAGCCCGGCGGCGATGGCCGCGATACGGGCGATGTCGGAGCCCTGGTCGCCGACCGGGCCGACGACGCCGAGCACGATGTCGTCGATGGTGGCGGGGTCCAGGCCGGGGTTGCGCTCGCGCAGGGCGTCGATGAGTCCGACGACCAGGTCGATGGGCTTGGTGCCGTGCAGGGCGCCGTTGGCCTTGCCGCGGCCGCGCGGGGTGCGGATCGCGTCGTATACGTAAGCTTCGGTGCTCACTGGTCAAGCCTTTCGGAGGTTCCAGGGGGAGGAAGAAGGGGCTCAGTGGAAGACGGAGCCCGGCGGAAGAGGAGGTTCAGCCGAGCAGGGACCGGCCGATGATCTCTTTCATGATCTCGGTCGTGCCGCCGTAGATGGTCTGGATGCGCCCGTCGGTGAAGGCCCGTGCGACCGGGTACTCGCTCATGTAGCCGTAGCCGCCGTGCAGCTGGAGGCAGCGGTCCGCGACACGCTTCTGCAGCTCGGTCGCCCACCACTTGGCCATCGAGGCGTGCACGTGGTCCAGTTCGCCGTTGGCGTGGTCGGTGATGCACCGGTCGAGGAAGGTCCGGGTGACGGCGACCTCGGTGGCCATCTCCGCGATCTCGAAGCGGATGTGCTGGAGCTTGGCCAGCGGACGGCCGAAGGCCTCGCGCTCCTTCACGTACTGGGTGGTGATCTCCAGCAGGTGCTCGGCGGCGGCGATGCCGGCCATCGCGATGCCCATGCGCTCCTGCGCGAGATTGGTCATCAGGTGCAGGAAGGCGCCGTTGAGCTCGCCGAGCAGGTTCTCCTTGGGGACGCGTACGTCGTTGAAGAACAGCTCGGCGGTGTCCTGGGACTTCTGGCCGATCTTGTCGAGGTTGCGGCCGCGCTCGAAGCCCTCCGCGCCGCGCTCGACGACCAGCAGCGACAGGCCGTGCGCCCCGCCCTCGGGGGTGGTCTTGGCCACCACGATCACCAGGTCGGCGAGGATCCCGTTGGAGATGAAGGTCTTGGACCCGTTGAGCACCCAGTGGTCGCCGCGGTCCTCGGCGGTGGTCCGGATCCCCTGGAGGTCGGAGCCCGCGCCCGGCTCGGTCATCGCGATGGCGGTGATGGTCTGCCCGGAGCAGAAGCCGGGCAGCCAGCGGCGCTTCTGCTCCTCGGTGGCGAGCGAGGTCAGGTAGGGCCCGATGATGTCGTTGTGGAGGCCGATGGCCAGCCCCGGGGCGCCCGCCCGGGTGAACTCCTCGGCGATCACGGCGGCGTAGCGGAAGTCGGTGTTCCCGCCGCCGCCGTACTCCTCCGGGACGGCGAGGCCGAGCAGCCCCTGGCGGCCCGCGGCCCGCCAGGCATCGCGGCTGACGATGCCGTCCTTCTCCCACTGCTCGTAGTGCGGCAGCACCTCCTTGGCGAGGAAGGTGCGTACGGTCTCGCGGAACGCCTCGTGGTCGGCGTCGAAGATGCGGCGTTGCATCGGGGCCCCCTAGAGCCAGTTCTTGACGGTTTCGATCAGACGGGCCGGGTCGGGGCCGACCGGCGTGACGTTGAGCATGGTGACGCCCGCCTCGCGGAAGGCCTCGATGCGCTCGCGTACGTAGCCCTCGGGCCCGCAGAGCGTCATCAGCTCGCAGAACTCGTCCGGGACGGCGGCCGCGGCGTCGCGTTTGCGCCCGGAGAGGTAGAGCTCCTGGATCCGGCGGGCCTCTTCCCCGTAGCCGTAGGCGACGGCGAGGTCGTTGTAGAAGTTCTTGCCGACCGCGCCCATCCCGCCGACGTACAGGGCGATCTGCGGGCGCGCGAGGTCCCGTGCGGCGGCCGCGTCGTCGCCGATGGCGAGCAGTCCGCCCGCGACGGTCCGGAGCGGGCCGAGCTCCGGCGACCGCCTGGCCGTCCCCTCGGCGAGCGGGCCGCCCCACACCGCGGCGGCCTTCTCCGGGATGAAGAGGGTGGGCAGCCAGCCGTCCGCGATCTCGGCGGTCATCCGCACGTTGGCCGGGCCGAGCGAGGCGATGTAGACGGGAACCGCGGGGCGCACCGGCCGGGTGAGGATCTTGAGCGGCTTGCCGAGCCCGCTGCCCCGCTCCGGGGGCAGCGGCATGTCGGTGATGCCGTGGTGGTCGATCGTCTCGCGGCGCCAGATGCGCCGGCACAGCTCGACCGTCTCGCGGGTCCGGCCGAGCGGCTTGTCGTACGGCATCCCGTGCCAGCCCTCGACGACCTGCGGGCCGGAGGCGCCGAGGCCGAGCAGCGCCCGGCCGCCGGACAGCGCGTCCAGGCCGGCGGCGGTCTGGGCGATGAGGCCGGGGGTGCGCGAGTAGACGTTGAGGATGGCCGAGCCGATCTTCAGGCGCTCGGTGCGGGCGGCGAGATAGCCCATGATCGTCGGTGAGTCGAAGCCCCAGGCCTCGGCCACCCATACGGCGTCGAGCCCGGCGGACTCCAGCGCCGCGGCCTGGTCCGCGGCCCGGCGCGGGTCCCCCGCGTAGTCGAGCATCATGGACAGTTCCATCAGTTCTCCTCCTCCTTCCCGAGCAGGGCCGGTACGTCCCAGTCGGCGGCGACCGACGCGGCGTGCGCTCCGGGCTGCGCCGGGCCCCCCGTGACGGCGCCCGGCGTCGCCGAGAACCGCGGCGCGGGCGCGGGCTGGACGATCCCGCCGAAGTCGGTGAAGGTCCCGCGGGCGGCGAGGTGCGGGTGGTCCGGGGCCTCGCGCAGCGAGAGGACGGGCGCCACGCAGGCGTCGCTGCCCTCGAAGACAGCCGTCCACTGCGCCCGCGTACGGGTCTTGAAGCGCGCGGCGACGGCCTCGCGCAACTCGCCCCAGCGGGCGAGGTCCTTGCGGGCCGGAGCCCGGTCCTTGATCCCGAGGAGCTCCACGAAGGTGTCGTAGAACTGCTGCTCCAGCGCGCCGACGGCCATGTACTGGCCGTCGGAGGTCTCGTAGGTGCCGTAGAACGGGCAGCCGCCGTCGAGGAGGTTGGCCCCGCGGCGGTCCTGCCAGCCGCCCGCCGCCATCATCCCGTGGATCAT encodes:
- a CDS encoding MerR family transcriptional regulator codes for the protein MADQAPEPMLTVDELAARAGVTVRTVRFYSTRGLLPPPVIGPRRVGHYGPEHLSRLALIEELQHQGMTLSAIERYLDALPDDLSAHDLAIHRAMVASWAPDAAQEVTREELEKRAGRSLSDTDVRRLTAMNVLAVSGDGFRVDVGLLRLGVALLDVPIAHETILAARRVLMEHTRSAAHELTALFRDEVWGPFTQGESDPERVESMKALSAHMQPMVVQALVTAFQRSLKEELKAAFAPEA
- a CDS encoding maltokinase N-terminal cap-like domain-containing protein; translated protein: MAIIHKTTMSPGKLELLAAWLPAQPWYLPTGRPPALARAGGFRLDDPEGEVGIEFMVVTDTSGEEPTAYHVPLTYRGAPLAGAEAALVGTTEHGVLGRRWVYDGPHDPVLAAQLLALFHGRAVPQAQSLSDTPDPTVTARYDGPDPAVADADADARAGADADALTVTRVLGNAAPATGSLGEVTAGWTGPDGTAHRGVFASLAAR
- a CDS encoding 3-hydroxyacyl-CoA dehydrogenase NAD-binding domain-containing protein; translation: MSESTTIRWEQDETGVVTLILDDPNQSANTMNQAFKDSIAAVADRAEAEKDSIRGIIFTSAKKTFFAGGDLKDMIRLRPADAQIAFDTGTEIKRSLRRIETLGKPVVAAINGAALGGGYEICLASHHRVALDAPGSKIGLPEVTLGLLPAGGGVTRTVRLMGIADALLKVLLQGTQYTPQRALDNGLVHELAATPEEMLAKARAFIDANPESKQPWDVPGYRIPGGTPSNPKFAANLPAFPANLKKQLNGAPYPAPRNILACAVEGSQVDFETALTIEARYFTELVTGQTAKNMIQAFFFDLQAVNAGRSRPQGIAPRTVRKVAVLGAGMMGAGIAYSCARAGIEVVLKDVTPEAAAKGKAYSEKLLDKALSRGRTTEAKRAELLARITPTAEAADLAGCDAVIEAVFEDTALKHKVFQEIQDVIEPDALLCSNTSTLPITGLAEGVSRPADFIGLHFFSPVDKMPLVEIIKGEQTGDEAIARAFDLVRRINKTPIVVNDSRGFFTSRVIGQFINEGVAMVGEGVEPASIEQAAAQAGYPAKVLSLMDELTLTLPRKIRNETRKAFEAEGRAWTEHPADAVIDRMVDEFGRPGRSGGAGFYAYDEAGKRAGIWPGLREHFAKPGYEIPFEDMKERMLFSEALDTVRCLDEGVLTSIADANIGSIMGIGFPAWTGGVIQYINGYEGGLAGFVARARELAEKYGERFTPPASLVAKAERGETYAD
- a CDS encoding acetyl-CoA C-acetyltransferase, yielding MSTEAYVYDAIRTPRGRGKANGALHGTKPIDLVVGLIDALRERNPGLDPATIDDIVLGVVGPVGDQGSDIARIAAIAAGLPDTVAGVQENRFCASGLEAVNMAAAKVRSGWEDLVLAGGVESMSRVPMASDGGAWFADPMTNWDTGFVPQGIGADLIATIEGFSRRDVDEYAALSQERAAAAIKDGRFAKSVVPVTDRNGLIVLDHDEFVRPGTTADTLAKLKPSFADIGELGGFDAVALQKYHWVEKIDHVHHAGNSSGIVDGASLVAIGSREAGERGGLTPRARIVSAAVSGSEPTIMLTGPAPATRKALAKAGLTIDDIDLVEINEAFAGVVLRFVKDMGLSLDKVNVNGGAIALGHPLGATGAMILGTIVDELERQDKRYGLVTLCVGGGMGVATIVERL
- a CDS encoding acyl-CoA dehydrogenase family protein, with the translated sequence MQRRIFDADHEAFRETVRTFLAKEVLPHYEQWEKDGIVSRDAWRAAGRQGLLGLAVPEEYGGGGNTDFRYAAVIAEEFTRAGAPGLAIGLHNDIIGPYLTSLATEEQKRRWLPGFCSGQTITAIAMTEPGAGSDLQGIRTTAEDRGDHWVLNGSKTFISNGILADLVIVVAKTTPEGGAHGLSLLVVERGAEGFERGRNLDKIGQKSQDTAELFFNDVRVPKENLLGELNGAFLHLMTNLAQERMGIAMAGIAAAEHLLEITTQYVKEREAFGRPLAKLQHIRFEIAEMATEVAVTRTFLDRCITDHANGELDHVHASMAKWWATELQKRVADRCLQLHGGYGYMSEYPVARAFTDGRIQTIYGGTTEIMKEIIGRSLLG
- a CDS encoding LLM class F420-dependent oxidoreductase — translated: MELSMMLDYAGDPRRAADQAAALESAGLDAVWVAEAWGFDSPTIMGYLAARTERLKIGSAILNVYSRTPGLIAQTAAGLDALSGGRALLGLGASGPQVVEGWHGMPYDKPLGRTRETVELCRRIWRRETIDHHGITDMPLPPERGSGLGKPLKILTRPVRPAVPVYIASLGPANVRMTAEIADGWLPTLFIPEKAAAVWGGPLAEGTARRSPELGPLRTVAGGLLAIGDDAAAARDLARPQIALYVGGMGAVGKNFYNDLAVAYGYGEEARRIQELYLSGRKRDAAAAVPDEFCELMTLCGPEGYVRERIEAFREAGVTMLNVTPVGPDPARLIETVKNWL